The following are from one region of the Magallana gigas chromosome 6, xbMagGiga1.1, whole genome shotgun sequence genome:
- the LOC105323823 gene encoding potassium voltage-gated channel protein Shaw → MEFIKKMKEERKENDKRVKLNIGGHYFETWFSTLERIPGTRLALLATLKEADESYDADNGEYFFDRHPGAFMAILTYYRTEELHVDQNICGNIIKGELEYWGLTELDIEPCCWGQYSKFKDHKETLAALDDNFTSQIDVEPTAWDAGKPSSLSRFKHNMWLFLEEPGSSRAAKAYAVISMFFVCLSIAVFCLETYEKFRVPINDKVKPINKTGMYLKESTTGDFCIKTSTELKYEFSDTQPHIVMQIMDYICAAYFTTEYTIRIFFAPKKFKFIRQPLNLIDIFCLIPHLIAIILVTINPNDSTSQLFKSMLALRTVRILRVFKLMKHYSAFNILVYTIKVSIKELMLMIIFLLTGVLIFASVIFYVESENFENIPIGIWWALVTMTTVGYGDKVPKSEAGYIIGCVCVICGVLTVAFTVPIVVNNFALYYAHAQSRIKLPAHKRKELKRKLYAKNKKSLDLVNKWKNARKKEPTEFTEMNAIKSPRAPPCGEESPTDKTSNSSAVNAAYFHYNTPKNNSNSTDNKSTRVVTISDGVNTTSPPLSITPIETDLSEIEQHKIETANLLNNLKQKDEKIREERKRQLGMLNEKRERLHNAGKTPRTTPAPAAASKRKS, encoded by the exons atggaaTTTATAAAAAAGATGAAAGAAGAGAGGAAAGAAAATGATAAACGTGTGAAATTGAATATTGGAGGGCATTATTTTGAAACTTGGTTTAGCACGCTGGAACGGATTCCCGGCACCCGTTTGGCGTTATTGGCGACCCTGAAGGAGGCGGACGAGAGTTACGATGCAGACAATGGGGAGTACTTTTTTGACAGACACCCTGGGGCCTTTATGGCAATTCTCACCTACTACAGAACGGAAGAACTTCACGTGGACCAAAATATTTGTGGAAATATTATTAAAGGG GAACTGGAGTATTGGGGTCTTACAGAGCTGGATATAGAGCCCTGTTGTTGGGGGCAATACAGTAAGTTTAAGGACCACAAGGAAACTTTGGCGGCCCTGGATGACAATTTTACGTCACAGATTGACGTGGAACCTACGGCATGGGACGCTGGCAAGCCATCCAGCCTCAGTAGGTTCAAGCATAATATGTGGCTCTTCCTAGAGGAGCCTGGTTCATCTAGAGCAGCAAAG gcGTATGCTGTGATTTCGATGTTCTTTGTCTGTTTATCGATAGCCGTGTTTTGTCTAGAAACCTATGAAAAATTCCGTGTTCCTATCAATGATAAGGTGAAACCTATCAATAAAACGGGAATGTACTTGAAGGAATCGACTACTGGAGACTTCTGTATTAAAACCAGCACAGAGCTGAAGTACGAATTCTCCGACACCCAACCTCACATCGTCATGCAAATCATGGACTACATATGCGCTGCCTATTTCACCACAGAATACACCATCCGAATTTTCTTTGCACCAAAGAAGTTCAAATTCATCCGTCAACCACTGAACCTTATTGATATTTTCTGTCTAATTCCTCATCTCATTGCCATTATCCTAGTGACCATTAACCCCAACGATAGCACCAGCCAGCTATTTAAGTCCATGCTGGCCCTGCGAACTGTGCGTATCCTAAGAGTGTTTAAGCTGATGAAGCACTACAGTGCTTTCAACATCCTTGTGTACACTATCAAAGTCAGCATAAAGGAGCTTATGCTCATGATTATATTTCTGTTGACGGGAGTCTTGATATTTGCTAGTGTTATTTTCTACGTGGAGAGTGAAAATTTCGAGAATATCCCGATCGGAATATGGTGGGCATTAGTCACCATGACGACCGTTGGCTATGGAGATAAAGTGCCGAAATCGGAAGCCGGGTACATTATTGGTTGTGTGTGTGTAATTTGCGGTGTTCTGACAGTGGCTTTTACGGTTCCGATAGTGGTGAACAACTTCGCACTTTATTACGCGCACGCTCAGTCGAGAATTAAATTACCAGCCCATAAACGCAAGGAACTTAAAAGAAAACTAtatgcaaagaataaaaagtCATTAGACCTTGTCAATAAGTGGAAGAATGCTCGTAAAAAGGAACCGACAGAGTTCACGGAAATGAATGCAATTAAGAGCCCGAGAGCGCCACCGTGTGGCGAAGAGTCGCCGACGGACAAGACGTCGAACTCCAGCGCTGTGAACGCGGCGTACTTCCATTACAATACTCCGAAAAATAACTCTAATTCAACAGACAATAAAAGTACCCGTGTGGTTACAATATCAGATGGTGTCAATACTACGAGCCCACCATTATCCATCACTCCAATAGAGACAGACTTAAGTGAAATTGAG